The Roseococcus microcysteis genome contains a region encoding:
- a CDS encoding NRDE family protein: MCTVILSRQPGAPWPLLLAANRDERLDRPWDPPGAHWPEAPGLVGGRDRTGGGSWMAVNAAGVVATVLNRPGSLGPAEGKRSRGELPLLALEAPTAEAAAEALCRLDAGAWRPFNAVLADAESAWFVAGLGEGHATATALPPGLHMVTAHPPNDPSSPRTARHLPRFQATPRPALPDWGAWPALLADSEGEAAEMLNIPPLGGFGTLCSSLLALGPGGAREWLFAPGPPDRTPFAPVKPAAARVAR, from the coding sequence ATGTGCACCGTGATCCTCTCGCGCCAGCCCGGCGCCCCCTGGCCGCTGCTGCTGGCCGCCAACCGCGATGAACGCCTGGACCGCCCCTGGGACCCGCCCGGGGCGCATTGGCCCGAGGCCCCGGGCCTGGTCGGCGGGCGGGACCGCACGGGCGGGGGCAGCTGGATGGCGGTGAACGCGGCGGGCGTCGTCGCCACCGTGCTGAACCGCCCGGGCAGCCTCGGCCCCGCCGAGGGCAAGCGTTCGCGGGGCGAATTGCCTCTTCTGGCGCTGGAAGCCCCCACCGCCGAGGCCGCCGCCGAGGCGCTGTGCCGCCTCGATGCCGGCGCCTGGCGCCCCTTCAACGCCGTGCTGGCCGATGCGGAATCGGCCTGGTTCGTGGCCGGGCTCGGTGAGGGCCATGCGACAGCCACAGCCCTGCCGCCCGGCCTGCACATGGTCACGGCCCATCCGCCCAATGACCCGTCGAGCCCCCGCACCGCGCGCCACCTGCCGCGCTTTCAGGCCACCCCCAGGCCCGCCTTGCCGGACTGGGGCGCCTGGCCAGCTTTGCTCGCGGATTCCGAGGGGGAAGCGGCGGAAATGCTGAACATTCCCCCGCTCGGTGGCTTCGGGACGCTGTGCAGCTCCCTCCTGGCGCTGGGGCCGGGGGGCGCGCGGGAATGGCTCTTCGCACCCGGCCCGCCCGACCGCACGCCCTTCGCGCCGGTCAAGCCCGCGGCGGCCCGTGTGGCACGATAA
- a CDS encoding ABC transporter substrate-binding protein, whose product MHLRRRGLLAAPALLASVPLASTPLRAQSPAEVARIMAPSGTLRVAINFGNPVLAQRDPAGGAPRGLSVELAQEIGRRLNLPIEMITYPAAGRVTEALREGAWDLCFLAIDPVRAQGITFTAPYVIIEGAYLVRQDSPIRDNAEVDRPGIRVAVGRGSAYDLFLTRELRHATLVRAPTSPASLEQFRAENLEVAANVKQPLIAYAAANPDVRVLPGRFMVIEQAVGIPQEREAAMPWLRAFVEEMKASGFVARGLAASGQTSAEVAPPAS is encoded by the coding sequence ATGCACCTTCGTCGCCGCGGCCTCCTGGCCGCGCCCGCCCTGCTGGCCTCCGTCCCGCTCGCCTCCACCCCACTGCGGGCGCAAAGCCCCGCCGAGGTCGCCCGCATCATGGCGCCCTCCGGCACGCTGCGCGTCGCCATCAATTTCGGCAACCCCGTCCTGGCCCAGCGCGACCCCGCGGGCGGCGCCCCGCGCGGCCTGTCGGTGGAACTGGCGCAGGAGATCGGCCGACGCCTCAACCTGCCCATCGAGATGATCACCTACCCCGCCGCCGGCCGCGTGACCGAGGCGCTGCGCGAGGGCGCCTGGGACCTCTGCTTCCTGGCCATTGATCCGGTGCGCGCCCAGGGCATCACCTTCACCGCGCCCTATGTGATCATCGAGGGCGCCTACCTCGTGCGGCAGGACAGCCCCATCCGCGACAATGCCGAGGTGGACCGCCCCGGCATCCGCGTGGCCGTCGGCCGCGGCAGCGCCTATGACCTGTTCCTGACGCGCGAGCTGCGCCACGCGACGCTGGTGCGCGCGCCGACCTCGCCCGCATCGCTGGAACAGTTCCGGGCCGAGAACCTGGAGGTCGCGGCCAACGTCAAGCAGCCGCTCATCGCCTATGCGGCGGCCAACCCGGATGTGCGGGTGCTGCCCGGCCGCTTCATGGTGATCGAGCAGGCGGTGGGCATTCCGCAGGAGCGTGAGGCCGCGATGCCCTGGCTGCGCGCCTTCGTGGAGGAGATGAAGGCCTCGGGCTTCGTGGCCCGTGGCCTGGCGGCAAGCGGACAGACGTCCGCCGAGGTGGCGCCCCCCGCCTCATGA
- the purB gene encoding adenylosuccinate lyase produces MVPRYSRPQMAEIWSPEARYRIWFEIEALAAEAMAAQGTIPESAARTIREKGAARVANISAADVERIDEIERVTRHDVIAFLTWLGEGMGEDARFMHQGMTSSDVLDTTLAVQMTRAADLLIADVDAVLAALKARAIEHKHTPSIGRSHGIHAEPTTFGLKLAGHYAEFARNRARLVAARAEVATCAISGPVGTFASVDPAIETHVAKHLGLAVEPVSTQVIPRDRHAAFFAALAVVAGGVERLATEVRHLQRSEVREAEEFFHAGQKGSSAMPHKRNPVLSENLTGLARLVRGYAMPALENITLWHERDISHSSVERVIAPDATIALDFALMRLAGMMEKLTIYPERMTENLESLGGVVHSQKVLLALTQAGLSREGAYAAVQRAAMATWTKLGKADARNFRDNLLADPEVSPVMDAAALDAAMDPMRDFRHVETIFARVFG; encoded by the coding sequence ATGGTCCCCCGCTATTCCCGCCCGCAGATGGCCGAGATCTGGTCGCCCGAGGCCCGCTACCGCATCTGGTTCGAGATCGAGGCGCTGGCCGCCGAGGCCATGGCCGCCCAGGGCACCATCCCCGAGAGCGCCGCCCGCACCATCCGCGAGAAAGGCGCGGCCCGCGTCGCCAACATCAGCGCCGCCGATGTGGAGCGCATTGACGAGATCGAGCGCGTGACGCGCCATGACGTCATCGCCTTCCTCACCTGGCTGGGCGAGGGCATGGGCGAGGATGCCCGCTTCATGCACCAGGGCATGACCAGCAGCGACGTGCTCGACACCACGCTGGCCGTGCAGATGACCCGCGCGGCCGACCTGCTCATCGCCGATGTGGACGCCGTGCTGGCCGCGCTGAAGGCCCGCGCGATCGAGCATAAGCACACGCCGAGCATCGGCCGCAGCCACGGCATCCATGCGGAGCCCACCACCTTCGGCCTCAAGCTCGCCGGCCACTACGCCGAGTTCGCCCGCAACCGCGCCCGCTTGGTGGCGGCGCGGGCGGAGGTCGCGACCTGCGCCATCTCCGGCCCCGTCGGCACCTTCGCCTCCGTGGACCCGGCCATCGAGACGCATGTGGCCAAGCATCTGGGCCTCGCGGTGGAGCCCGTCTCCACCCAGGTCATCCCGCGCGACCGCCACGCGGCCTTCTTCGCCGCACTCGCCGTGGTGGCGGGCGGCGTGGAGCGCCTGGCGACCGAGGTGCGGCACCTGCAACGCTCCGAGGTGCGCGAGGCGGAGGAATTCTTCCACGCCGGCCAGAAGGGCAGCAGCGCCATGCCCCACAAGCGCAACCCGGTGCTGAGCGAGAATTTGACGGGCCTCGCCCGCCTGGTGCGCGGCTATGCCATGCCGGCCTTGGAGAACATCACGCTGTGGCATGAGCGCGACATCAGCCATTCCAGCGTGGAGCGCGTCATCGCGCCCGACGCCACCATCGCGCTGGACTTCGCGCTGATGCGGCTGGCGGGGATGATGGAAAAGCTCACCATCTACCCCGAGCGCATGACCGAGAACCTGGAAAGCCTGGGCGGCGTCGTGCACTCGCAAAAGGTGCTGCTGGCGCTGACCCAGGCCGGCCTCTCGCGTGAGGGCGCCTATGCCGCCGTGCAGCGCGCGGCGATGGCCACCTGGACCAAGCTGGGCAAGGCGGATGCCCGCAACTTCCGCGACAACCTCCTGGCCGACCCCGAGGTGTCGCCCGTGATGGACGCGGCCGCGCTGGACGCCGCCATGGACCCCATGCGCGATTTCCGCCACGTCGAGACGATTTTCGCGCGGGTCTTTGGTTAG